In Triplophysa rosa linkage group LG2, Trosa_1v2, whole genome shotgun sequence, the genomic window CAGGTAAATCTCTGATTCATGAGTGGCGTCAGGTGGAATCTCCATGAGATGCTTACGGAACTGCAGAGTCTCCTTCTTGCAACTCTCATTTTTACTGTCTAGCTCATAAAGCACACCCTGTGTTTGTataaaacagaagaaaaatgtATGTCTTATATTATCTAAAAATTACGGATTTAAACGTTAAAGTTAAAGCTGTAATCACAAACTCTAATAGAGGACATAGAATAAAAGTCATTGGCGAAGCCTATACCTCATCAAAGTGTATGAGCACATCCAAATAAGACGTTTTGTTTGCGTGAGTTGTGTCCTCCACAAAACGGAATTTATTTGCTTTAGAGTCATAATTGAATTCTCCAGATGCAAGATCGTGACCCCCTGTTGAAACCTAAATGACAAGAgagattaaaaatgaactttataaagaataaaaatatttcaaaagtttACAGTCGGTCTTAAGGTCTTGTTTACGATAgggaaatacaaaatataattgcAAATCCTTTTATTAGAGCCAAATGTGTTCTTCACACAGTGCATGTTAAGCACTTTTTGAAGTTTCAGAGCAAACAGCTTGTTTGTATAAAATGATATCTATAGATACATAAGGCCATAACAGTTGCAAACTAGATttatatatttcaaaaatatataaaaaatgggATTTCTATTTGACAggcaaattaaacatttttaattttcctcATTGCTGAAATTCTAGGTTTGTAGAGGTtacattgattttatattttcaaaactCACCACTTTCATTGTTCCACTGGTCAATGGGGCTGTATCTGCAAAATATACAAtgtaacattacattacaacaTCATTTAGAGTTTGAGAGAAAATTCAATGACtccaaaaaaaatgaattgaaatgcAGAGCAGAACTAAACCTGAACTGAGGTGAGCCAAAATATTCTGATTCTAATTCTGGACAACTTTAAGGAATAAATTACAAGAATATTACAGAAACTGATTAATTCTATAACATGAGATAAAGAATGCATAAATCTCTTACGACATGGCTGGCGATTGGACGATGCCCAGGCGACGGCGCAGAGGCATGAAAACACCACAAAGAGCAGCTTGACTGTATGCATCATTACTCTCCAACGTTCTTCAGGTCCATACACATCCCCCTTCATTCAAATGGTGCTTCTTATATATACGCTGAACCCCAAATAAATCCCCCCCTCCTCTGTCTCAGGACCCCAGCaatgtaataaacaaaacatgtttcgACATCACCTTGCCTGCTGTACATGCGAATGAGGAGACTGAACACTGAACTTCAAAATTGGCATGAATGATCATTAACCAGATGACAAATATGGTCAAAAAAAtctaatgtaaacaaacagtccCCTGTCTGGCCTCTGATCGGCCCTCAGGGGTGCTGGCTCCACTCTGTCCTGGGACAGTTGGTGTTGTATCCCGTGAAGATTTTGGTTCATGTGAGGTGATGATTATATTGCAAAATCCCTGCCTACGTTCAATCTAAGAatctaagaaaaaaaaaaactcaattacacaggtgtgaaaacaaAAGTCCATCTGGTACTTTTTCTGTCTCCTGGTCACTCTGTCTCGGAAAAGTGTCTGCTTACAACTGTTAGATTCCACTGCTTATATCATTACTTGTATGGCAATTATAAACAGTACAGTATAGAAGAGTGGTAGTTAAGTCTTTGGTTATGAGTCAAATCTGTCGATTATGGTATTACTAATGTGTAAACTACagactgtgttttttgtaaagacgtttgaaacaacatgtatTATGAAAAGTGCcatataaatgaaatgaaacttaATAAAAGCTTCCTGGTTAGAGTCCTGGCTAAGCCAGGCATTTATGCAAACTATATCTAAAAGTCTGATTTGCTAACGCTCCAGCTTATTCAGTCTCCTGGCTCCCTTCAGCATCCGATTCATCTGTTAAAATCTGGAAGAGAAGAATTCCCTATTATTATCTGTTGGACGTATTATTTATAATCACTCTGGTTGCAATTTCTTCAGTTTATCTCTTTACCCGTAACAGTTACGTTTCAATAAACTGTATTGCACTTGAAATGACCAAACTCTCTGAGTCAGTGTGTTGCTTGacaactgtattaatatgaagaaaTGTTCTGTtttcagattcgcttaataggactaggtgttataatccccaATATGAGATGCCCAATACGTCATTTCtcacgccttatgcatgacagggggagcagtcaagaatatgaatacaggaaaggaggtctgaggtttcactgggttcgtcgggtaggcatcctctgtgcttgggggataaatgattatagaaatacatagctaatttatacttacctttccttgctattatcagagagacatctcatgagttgtgtcccactttcatcacatccattatcctgggtgaaagatgccttttggtgaggtgctgctgataatgcccttcacatcgtcagttgtacacctcagcctcattgggtgtttcggccctttatcacaagacatcCCCAGCCAAaggaggcccaccgcaggttgatcagacctgggtgtgtctTATTGTTACAAGATCATCTTGCATCCGCCTtaaccacagccattggcttcttctttccgcaacactggccagttcttgattatcctccactggacctgtcctaTGAAAGTGACCAATTTGTCATctatggtgacctctgcatttaacctgtccagtgagtagtgaactcacGCACTCCAAGCTGTGAaaacacatacacccggagcagtgggcagctatcactttaccacacattaccaaaatcaacgcaacTATACACGCCAACCCATTGCTAAGGCTGCTATAACCCCACTGGCaccgttaatgcatgctcagtgcccccgggtccatatggcataacattacaacacattaccataaCCTCGTCGCAACCATACGCACCACCCCGTTGGTTAAGGCTGTTCTAGCCCCACTGCCACCATAACCTGCTCAGTGCCCCCAGTT contains:
- the epd gene encoding ependymin: MKGDVYGPEERWRVMMHTVKLLFVVFSCLCAVAWASSNRQPCHTAPLTSGTMKVVSTGGHDLASGEFNYDSKANKFRFVEDTTHANKTSYLDVLIHFDEGVLYELDSKNESCKKETLQFRKHLMEIPPDATHESEIYLGSPSITEQGLRVRVWTGNFNELHAHYSLSTTSCGCLTVSGSYYGEKKDLHFSFFGVETKVDDAQVFVLPAYCNGISFEEAPDDHSFFDLFHD